Genomic segment of Caproiciproducens sp. NJN-50:
TCCGCGGGTTGAACTGCTTTCTACTCTGTATAGTAAGATTTTGACTCATGGAACGTGACAACGGATTTGGGTTCGCGCGCCACCCACTGACGGCGGAGCAGAGGATTCGCGGCCGGCAGTCAAACAGCATACGGGAAATTGATTTTTTCAACAAATGCTGTTATAATGAACCGTCGCTTCAAACGGTGGCCCTGCCGGCGGAAAAGCGCAACCGTTGCCGCGGCCGTATCCTGGACGGGGATGAAATAAAATAAAAAAGGAGAATACGGCATTGAAGAATTTGGGATTTAAAGTCAGACATATTGGGCTGAACATGCAGGATGAGCCGGAAGCCAAAAAAACGGCGGACCTGCTGCTGGACCTTTTTGGCTTTGAGGAATCAGAAACTCCGATTTCTATTTTTTCGAGTCCGGAAATTGAAGTTATGAAGAAAAAGGGAGCGGGACGGCTCGGTCACATCGCGATTGAAACCACGGATATCGGGGAAGCCCGAAATTACCTTGCCTCAAAAGGCATCGAATTCGATGAAAATTCGGCTGCTTATTTTGACGGCGGCAAACTGAAATTGATTTATCTCAAAAACGATATAGCGGGATTCGCATTTCATCTCGTTCAAAAATAAAAAGCGGACACAATCTCAAAATCCGAACGGTTCCGGTTCTATTAAAATTGTTTTTCCTGTCATTCATGGAAATAAATTCTTAAAAAAATTAAAGGTGTCGGAATAGAATGGGAAAAAACGGTATAAAATGATGATAATGATATTTTAATATAAGGAGGAATTTCCATGCCTCGCGGCCGCAGAACCGGAGCCGACTCGATCGGCGAACAGATTGAGAAAATTGACAGCGAGATCGAAACGTACAAACAAAAGATTTCACTTGCGCGTGAAAAGAAAAAGTCCCTTTTAGCCAGGAAGGAAAAGGAGGAAATCTCCGAATTATATCAGGCCGTCAAGACCAGCGGCAAAACAGCGGGTGAATTTTTAGATACGCTGAACAGCCGGACGAAATAAGCGAAGACCTTTAAAGCCTGAGGAGATTTCAGACCGGCAATAAAAGTGAAAAGTTAAATCAATCATATGGAATCGAATTAAAAAAGAAAGACAAAATGCAAAAGGCGCATGGAAATAATTCCATGCGCCTTTTGTTCCTTTTCAATAATAAATCCGGCTGCAAAAATCCCCCGCCGAACCTTTGCGGGGGAAATCATGACATCTTATTCAAAATTCCTGGAAAAGCGGGCATTCAGCGGGGCGTTTCCGTCCACCGCGCTGAGAAAATTTTCAATCTGTTCCTGCGCCGTGGCCAAAGCGTCGGAAAACACGAAAAGCAGATGGTCCAGCGCCTGGGAACATTCCGGATCCGGCGCATCTCCCGCGACCAGTCCCTTTCCCTTCTTGGAAAACCCCGCGATAAAAATCAAAACCTTCAGCATCCGTTTCCATGTCTTTCTGGGTGAATAAAGAATAGAAAGACAGCACCGCATGGACAGCAGACTGCGGTCGAGCTGCCTGCGGACCGCATCCGGATAAAACGGCTCGGCACAGGCTGTGGCACCGCTCCCCTTCGGGATCAGCGGTTTCGGCGAAAAACGGTCCGGATCGATTTTCTGGCGGCGCATCAGCAGACGGTCAAACTCCGCTTCAATGGCGGCATGGGATAAACCGTCCTGCTGCATAAAATCTCGAATGACCGGATGGCAGCCGCTGTCGAGCGTAAAGTGACAGATAAAGCCGATTATGTAGGCAAGCCCGCCCTCGTCGCCGTCTTCCCGAAGGACGCAGACCGCGTTTTTCAGAAAGCCGGAGGCCGGTTCCCAATGGATCTTTACTCCCGTGACCGGCTTTCTCCGCAGAGGATGATAGTAGAACAGGAGATCCGGGCCCTGAAGGCCCAGAAGATATTCTTCCTTATGATTTTCGATCACGTGAGTCAATTCCTCAGGAAGCAGATCCTTAACCTTCAGTCCAAACAAAAAATGCGCGTAAAGTCCAGGCAAGCTCTTCCCTCCCCCCGTTTTGGACTCAACAATAAATTGATTATACACTAAATATATTAATTTTGCATTAATTTTTTAAAAAGGATAAAATTGTAATTTTAATAAATTACAGCCAGAAAATGCTGTCACCTTTTTGCTGCTTGCTTTTTTTCTTTAATCTTGCAAGCTCCTCCGTCAGTTCCAGCCGGTCCCGGAACCGCGAGCCTTGATCCCGGATCCCCGCCACCGACAGCGAGATCAGCGGAAATTTTTCTTTTCTCCCCCTGCGGTTCTCCGCCGAGATATATCCGTTCTGCACGTCCTGGGCGTTATAGAGTTCCAAAACCTCCGTATGGAAATCCCTCACGGCCTGTCCGCAGTATTCCTCGGCCGTTTCGCACTGCGTCACAACGACAAAATCATCCCCGCCCACATGCCCGGCAAACTGGTCGGGGGGCAGATGCCGCTGCAGCACCTCCGCGAGCAGCCTGATCACGGAATCCCCGTTTTCGAATCCGTAGACGTCGTTATAGGCCTTGAAGTTGTCAATATCAAAATATATCACACAGTACGGCTTTTCACAGGCCAGGCACTGGTCAATTTTATGTTCGATCACCACATTCCCGGGCAGACCTGTCAGCGGATTCTGGTATTTGGCGTTGACGACTTCGATTTCCGTCGTCTTCTGAAGGAGGTCCTTGATGGTGACCGTCCCAAGGTATTTTTCATCGCGGGTGACAACGATGAAATCATACAGCTTATCCGGCGTCCGGGACATGGCCGCGTTGGAGACGGCATTGATCGGCGTGCAGCAGTCCACGGACAGAAAACGGGTATCCATCAGAAAGGAAATGGGTTTCTTCTGGTGAAGGCTGAACCCGTACCTGCCGCTGAGCTGCAGGACGAGATGCGACTTTGTCACAACGCCCAGGACTTTCCCGTCCTTCACCACGCAGCAGCCGAACGCGTCAAGATCGTCTTTCAGCCTGTCGAAAACCGCCTCGACTTTCATTTCGGGCGGAATCGTTTCCGTCGGCGTGCAGATATTTGAGATATAGATATTGCTGGCCTGTGTGCCGAGGATATGCTTTTTTCTGCGGTTGAGCTCAAGAATCAGCTCCTTCGCGGCGGGTTCGGCTTCCCGGATCTGCTCGTCCGGCCTGCACAGAAAATATCCCTGCGCATACTGGACGCCGAGGTCCACCAGCGTCTCCAGCTCGCGCCGCGTCTCAACGCCCTCCGCAATCAGATCGATGCCCGCGGTCCTTGAGAGCTCCGCCATGCTTTTGACAAGGGCATAGCGGATGTTGTCGCGGTCGATACCGCGGACCAGGCTCATGTCCAGCTTGATATAATGGGGGCGGATGCTGCCGATCAGGTTCAGCCCGGAATAGCCCGCCCCCGCATCATCCACCGCGATATGGTAATTCTGTCCCTTGTAGTGTTCCACCGTTCCGACAAATCCCTGCATATCGGACACCGCATTGCGTTCCGTGATCTCAAAAATAATATTTTCCGGCCGGATTCCGTATTGCTCCAGATATTTGTGGGTGAACCCCTGGCGGAATTTTTCGTCGTGCATCACGTTCGGATTTACATTCAGAAACAGTTTCTTCCCAAGGACCGCGTATTCCAAATCCAGATAAGCGGTCCTCAAAGCCGTGGTTCTGCATAAAAGCTCCAAATCCCACAGGCGTTCGCTTTCTCCCGCCGCCTGGAACAGCTGCTCCGGATCGGATATGCCCGTTTCGCAGGTCATTCTGCTCAGCGCTTCATGGCCCAGCACGGAACCGTCCTTCAAAGAGACGATCGGCTGAAAAACAGTTTTAATGCAGCCCCCGTCGATAATATGGTCAAGATCCTGCCTGTGCTTTGAGTCCACTCCGATTCCCCTTCTTTCCCTGTATCGC
This window contains:
- a CDS encoding VOC family protein, with product MKNLGFKVRHIGLNMQDEPEAKKTADLLLDLFGFEESETPISIFSSPEIEVMKKKGAGRLGHIAIETTDIGEARNYLASKGIEFDENSAAYFDGGKLKLIYLKNDIAGFAFHLVQK
- a CDS encoding zinc dependent phospholipase C family protein, which codes for MPGLYAHFLFGLKVKDLLPEELTHVIENHKEEYLLGLQGPDLLFYYHPLRRKPVTGVKIHWEPASGFLKNAVCVLREDGDEGGLAYIIGFICHFTLDSGCHPVIRDFMQQDGLSHAAIEAEFDRLLMRRQKIDPDRFSPKPLIPKGSGATACAEPFYPDAVRRQLDRSLLSMRCCLSILYSPRKTWKRMLKVLIFIAGFSKKGKGLVAGDAPDPECSQALDHLLFVFSDALATAQEQIENFLSAVDGNAPLNARFSRNFE
- a CDS encoding EAL domain-containing protein — protein: MDSKHRQDLDHIIDGGCIKTVFQPIVSLKDGSVLGHEALSRMTCETGISDPEQLFQAAGESERLWDLELLCRTTALRTAYLDLEYAVLGKKLFLNVNPNVMHDEKFRQGFTHKYLEQYGIRPENIIFEITERNAVSDMQGFVGTVEHYKGQNYHIAVDDAGAGYSGLNLIGSIRPHYIKLDMSLVRGIDRDNIRYALVKSMAELSRTAGIDLIAEGVETRRELETLVDLGVQYAQGYFLCRPDEQIREAEPAAKELILELNRRKKHILGTQASNIYISNICTPTETIPPEMKVEAVFDRLKDDLDAFGCCVVKDGKVLGVVTKSHLVLQLSGRYGFSLHQKKPISFLMDTRFLSVDCCTPINAVSNAAMSRTPDKLYDFIVVTRDEKYLGTVTIKDLLQKTTEIEVVNAKYQNPLTGLPGNVVIEHKIDQCLACEKPYCVIYFDIDNFKAYNDVYGFENGDSVIRLLAEVLQRHLPPDQFAGHVGGDDFVVVTQCETAEEYCGQAVRDFHTEVLELYNAQDVQNGYISAENRRGRKEKFPLISLSVAGIRDQGSRFRDRLELTEELARLKKKSKQQKGDSIFWL